In one window of Maribacter sp. BPC-D8 DNA:
- the hemH gene encoding ferrochelatase, whose translation MKGILLVNLGSPESPTAKDVKPYLDEFLMDERVIDAPKWLRTILVRGIILQTRPKKSAQAYAKIWWEEGSPLVVISERFSNKLKTQTEMPVALGMRYGTMSIKKAMQELKDKGVDDVLLVPLYPHYAMSSFETVVVKVLEEQKEGFPEMKITTLPAFYKHPEFIKALSESIKDGLEGFDYDHILFSYHGIPERHIRKSDPTSFHCKIDGTCCNVNSVAHNTCYRHQVYDTTEMVKAYLGLKEEQVSSSFQSRLAGDPWLKPYTDFEFERLAKEGKKKLAVITPAFVSDCLETLEEIAMEGKEQFMEAGGVEYKHIPCMNDNDTWVKVMAKWVNDWQTTDKLDVAPST comes from the coding sequence ATGAAAGGTATATTATTGGTCAATTTGGGTTCTCCAGAAAGTCCTACAGCAAAAGATGTTAAGCCCTATTTAGATGAATTTTTAATGGATGAGCGTGTAATTGACGCTCCTAAATGGTTAAGAACTATTCTGGTAAGAGGAATAATTTTGCAGACTAGACCAAAGAAATCTGCCCAAGCGTATGCTAAAATATGGTGGGAAGAAGGTTCTCCGTTAGTGGTTATATCAGAGCGTTTCTCTAATAAATTAAAAACACAGACCGAAATGCCAGTGGCTTTAGGTATGCGTTATGGCACCATGTCTATTAAAAAGGCAATGCAAGAATTAAAAGATAAAGGTGTTGACGATGTACTTTTAGTTCCGTTATATCCACATTATGCGATGTCTAGTTTTGAAACGGTAGTTGTAAAAGTGTTAGAAGAGCAAAAAGAAGGCTTTCCTGAAATGAAAATTACGACGCTACCCGCTTTTTATAAGCATCCGGAGTTTATTAAAGCGCTTTCAGAAAGTATAAAAGACGGACTAGAAGGTTTTGACTACGACCATATTTTGTTTTCATATCACGGTATTCCTGAGCGTCATATTCGTAAAAGTGACCCTACCAGTTTTCATTGTAAAATTGATGGCACATGTTGTAACGTAAATTCTGTTGCGCATAATACATGTTACAGACACCAAGTTTATGATACTACAGAAATGGTAAAAGCATATTTAGGATTAAAAGAAGAGCAAGTGAGTTCTTCATTTCAATCACGTTTAGCTGGTGACCCATGGTTGAAGCCTTATACTGATTTTGAATTTGAGCGCTTAGCAAAAGAAGGCAAGAAAAAGTTAGCCGTTATAACACCTGCATTTGTAAGTGATTGTTTAGAAACATTGGAAGAAATTGCAATGGAAGGTAAAGAGCAGTTTATGGAAGCTGGTGGTGTTGAATACAAGCATATTCCATGTATGAACGATAATGACACTTGGGTGAAGGTAATGGCGAAGTGGGTTAATGATTGGCAAACTACTGATAAGTTAGATGTAGCACCAAGCACATAA
- a CDS encoding MATE family efflux transporter codes for MANVSAEQLGTDSISSLLIKQALPASIGILVMSLNVLVDSIFVGNWIGSIAIAAINVVLPISFFIGALGMAIGIGGASIISRALGANNKEKALRTFGNQISFTILITVIMVAVGLTFVDTLIPAFGGKGSIFELAKIYYVIVLYGVPFLALNMMGNTVIRAEGKPKFAMIAMIIPSIGNLVLDYLFINVLDYGMEGAAWATTISYFLCFSYILYFFLSKNSELKLNAQYFRIDFSIIKEISSLGFVTLSRQAVVSVIYLLMNNILFDLGGEAMVAVYAIIGRMLMFALFPVFGVTQGFLPIAGFNYGAGKYDRVKESIYTAIKYAAILATVVFTGLMIFPADIAGLFLSNKPDMTALELATNAFVLENTPSAMRWVFAATPIIALQLIGAAYFQAIGKAVPALLLTLCRQGFFFIPLILILPNYLGELGVWISFPIADVLATIVTGYYLRKEINKNLV; via the coding sequence ATGGCAAACGTTTCCGCAGAACAACTGGGCACGGATTCTATATCAAGTTTGCTTATAAAACAAGCGCTACCTGCCAGTATAGGCATACTGGTAATGTCGTTGAATGTTCTGGTAGATTCCATTTTTGTGGGTAATTGGATCGGTTCTATTGCCATTGCCGCAATTAATGTTGTGCTGCCAATTTCCTTTTTTATTGGTGCTTTAGGTATGGCAATTGGTATTGGCGGTGCGAGTATTATTTCGCGTGCATTAGGTGCTAATAATAAAGAAAAGGCACTGCGAACTTTTGGTAATCAAATTTCGTTTACCATACTGATTACTGTCATTATGGTGGCAGTAGGGCTAACTTTCGTAGATACCCTAATACCAGCTTTTGGTGGTAAAGGTTCTATTTTCGAGCTCGCTAAAATCTACTATGTAATTGTATTGTATGGTGTGCCGTTTTTAGCACTTAACATGATGGGTAACACTGTAATTAGAGCAGAAGGCAAGCCTAAGTTTGCCATGATAGCGATGATTATTCCGTCAATTGGTAATCTGGTCTTAGATTATCTATTTATTAATGTATTGGACTACGGAATGGAAGGTGCCGCTTGGGCAACTACAATAAGTTACTTTTTGTGTTTCAGTTATATCTTATACTTTTTTCTTTCTAAGAATTCAGAATTAAAACTGAATGCACAGTATTTCAGAATCGACTTTTCGATTATTAAGGAAATTAGTTCTTTAGGGTTTGTAACCTTATCTAGACAAGCAGTAGTAAGCGTCATTTATTTACTGATGAACAATATTCTTTTTGATTTAGGAGGTGAAGCTATGGTAGCTGTTTACGCCATAATAGGCAGAATGTTGATGTTTGCCCTTTTTCCTGTATTTGGTGTTACACAAGGCTTTTTACCTATTGCAGGATTTAATTACGGTGCGGGAAAGTATGATAGGGTAAAAGAATCTATATATACTGCCATAAAATATGCTGCTATATTAGCGACGGTAGTTTTCACGGGACTCATGATTTTTCCGGCAGATATTGCGGGACTCTTTTTAAGTAATAAACCAGATATGACTGCGCTAGAACTTGCTACGAATGCCTTTGTTCTAGAAAACACTCCGTCAGCCATGCGTTGGGTGTTTGCAGCAACACCGATCATTGCACTACAACTTATTGGTGCCGCTTACTTTCAAGCAATTGGTAAGGCTGTACCAGCTTTGTTATTAACCTTATGCCGACAAGGCTTTTTCTTTATTCCTTTAATCTTAATACTACCTAATTACCTTGGTGAATTAGGCGTGTGGATTTCCTTCCCCATTGCAGATGTACTTGCAACTATTGTTACTGGGTATTACTTGAGAAAAGAGATCAATAAGAATTTGGTTTAA
- a CDS encoding alpha/beta hydrolase family protein yields MKFRTLLFSASLIAILFNGLAINSINAQTQDFLYGDQMPDAPELSARGEYKVGVQTVNLVNPNQVDILNSKEGKDPTYDRPITIEVWYPASVSADAKTVVYDEVMGTRGDSLRPLTPFTFKGRAYRDAEALKGNKFPLVVVSHGYVGSRFLMTYLTENLASKGYIVAAIDHTDSTFKDANAFQSTLLNRPKDIRFVINEMEKLGAKGSKNKIEGLVDANNTAIIGYSMGGYGVLNVGGAGYSAGLGQFFTGMTGGSSAISVNTAGNAEYQKMADSRIKAIVAFAPWGMERGVWDAEGLKGLKTPTFFVAGSQDDISGYEKGIKAIYDGAVNADRYILTYQNARHNVAPNPPPAEALAPGLHIDEYYRYAEPSWDQRKINNINQHFVTAFIGKHLKNQDNAQFLDVQENSNEKDWTGFKPRSSTGMELLHAQPAN; encoded by the coding sequence ATGAAATTTAGAACGCTATTATTTTCGGCATCGCTAATTGCCATTCTTTTTAACGGATTGGCTATTAACTCAATAAATGCCCAAACCCAAGATTTTTTATACGGAGACCAAATGCCCGATGCACCTGAATTAAGTGCTAGAGGCGAATATAAAGTCGGCGTACAAACAGTAAACTTAGTGAACCCAAATCAAGTTGATATTTTAAACTCAAAAGAAGGCAAAGACCCAACTTATGATAGACCAATTACTATTGAGGTTTGGTACCCTGCAAGTGTAAGTGCTGATGCAAAAACGGTAGTTTATGATGAAGTAATGGGCACCAGAGGAGATTCGCTAAGACCATTAACACCGTTTACTTTTAAAGGAAGAGCTTATAGAGATGCAGAAGCACTAAAAGGGAACAAATTCCCTTTGGTGGTAGTATCTCACGGCTATGTAGGATCACGTTTTTTAATGACATACTTAACAGAGAATTTAGCGTCTAAGGGATACATTGTTGCGGCGATCGACCATACAGATTCTACATTTAAAGATGCCAACGCATTTCAAAGTACACTTTTAAACAGACCAAAAGATATTCGTTTCGTAATTAATGAAATGGAAAAATTAGGCGCCAAAGGTTCTAAGAATAAAATCGAAGGATTAGTAGATGCGAACAACACCGCTATTATAGGATATTCTATGGGAGGCTACGGAGTATTAAATGTTGGCGGAGCCGGATATAGCGCAGGCTTAGGTCAATTTTTTACTGGTATGACCGGTGGTAGTTCTGCAATATCGGTAAATACAGCAGGTAATGCAGAATACCAAAAAATGGCTGATTCTAGAATTAAAGCCATCGTAGCTTTTGCACCATGGGGAATGGAACGTGGTGTTTGGGATGCAGAAGGATTAAAAGGATTAAAAACTCCCACTTTCTTTGTTGCCGGAAGCCAAGATGATATTTCAGGATATGAAAAAGGTATTAAAGCAATTTACGACGGTGCAGTAAATGCAGATAGATATATACTGACGTACCAAAACGCAAGACATAATGTTGCTCCTAACCCACCGCCTGCAGAAGCATTGGCTCCAGGTTTACATATTGATGAGTATTATAGATATGCAGAGCCATCATGGGATCAACGTAAAATAAACAACATAAATCAGCACTTTGTAACTGCATTTATAGGCAAGCATCTTAAAAACCAAGACAACGCTCAATTTTTAGATGTACAAGAAAATTCAAATGAAAAAGACTGGACAGGTTTTAAACCTAGATCGTCTACCGGAATGGAGTTATTACATGCACAACCAGCCAACTAA